A DNA window from Ictalurus furcatus strain D&B chromosome 22, Billie_1.0, whole genome shotgun sequence contains the following coding sequences:
- the si:dkey-1k23.3 gene encoding heat shock protein 67B1: MEDTATKSTVMKDETQKCRDALSDPPGYGWQPSLLYNQHFGLPPFLDFRDLSWMESVFRKLRTSSWPGYTQASGFAPKIHREVGGGVSEVAARQSRWTVSLDVNHFAPSEVTVRTHGGFLEIEGKHDERQDEHGYISRCFLRKYKLPAGIEAESIRSFVTGDGVLTIEAMLPNIAPPADVTIPVQVEIEAPGLEDQKQDAVVPPPAEKPEGDTVGADERIHHTNGQPDAPERVERAEEAITSQQDGERREEEIVDVADSAGATEEVLDSKPEASEAPDTVTSERESEIQGKEAEVEGDLPSAEGEGEPPVSERTQEEIPSKLDVKDKQAVEEVEQIK; the protein is encoded by the exons ATGGAGGACACAGCCACCAAGTCTACAGTCATGAAGGATGAGACCCAGAAGTGCCGTGACGCTCTCTCGGACCCTCCAGGTTACGGCTGGCAGCCCAGTCTGCTCTACAACCAGCACTTCGGCCTTCCTCCTTTCCTTGACTTCAGAGATCTGAGCTGGATGGAGAGCGTTTTTAGGAAGCTACGGACCTCCTCGTGGCCCGGATACACCCAAGCATCTGGATTTGCCCCGAAGATCCACAGAGAGGTGGGCGGAGGTGTTTCCGAGGTGGCGGCCCGGCAGAGCAGATGGACCGTGAGTCTGGACGTGAATCATTTCGCTCCGTCTGAGGTTACGGTGAGAACGCACGGTGGCTTCCTAGAAATTGAAG GAAAACATGACGAGAGACAAGACGAACATGGCTACATCTCAAGATGTTTCCTCAGGAAATACAA GCTTCCTGCTGGAATCGAAGCGGAGAGTATACGCTCCTTCGTGACTGGAGATGGAGTTCTTACCATTGAAGCTATGTTACCCAACATTGCACCACCGGCTGATGTCACAATCCCGGTCCAG GTGGAGATAGAGGCACCGGGTTTGGAAGACCAAAAGCAAGACGCGGTCGTTCCTCCTCCTGCAGAAAAGCCCGAAGGCGACACTGTAGGCGCTGATGAGAGGATTCATCACACAAACGGGCAACCTGACGCTCCGGAACGTGTGGAGAGAGCAGAGGAAGCCATCACGAGCCAGCAAGATGGAGaaaggagggaggaagagatTGTAGATGTTGCT gattcAGCTGGAGCCACAGAGGAGGTGCTGGATTCAAAACCCGAGGCTTCCGAAGCTCCAGACACGGTGACATCTGAGAGGGAATCTGAGATCCAGGGAAAGGAAGCAGAGGTGGAAGGAGATCTGCCGAGCGCTGAGGGTGAGGGAGAACCTCCCGTCTCTGAGAGAACTCAGGAGGAGATCCCGTCTAAGCTGGACGTCAAGGACAAACAGGCTGTGGAGGAAGTGGAGCAAATCAAGTAG